The stretch of DNA CGACAAACGCAGTATGACGATGGCCCTCATCGGCCTGACCGATATTGAACTCGACCGTCGCAACGTGGTGCTGGCCCGTTCGCTGGTTGAGGAGTCGCTGATGGTGTTGAACGAAATCGGCGACCGCTGGTTTATGGCCCTCAGCCTCGAAGAGTTTGCGGCGGTGGCGGCGGCTGAGCGCCATCCCGAACACGCGGCGCGGCTGTTCGGCGCGGCGGAGGCGTTGCGGGAGGCGATTCAATGTCCCCTGCCCGTCGCGCGCCGCGCGCTGTATGAGCGCAGCCTCGCTCTTGCCCGCACGCAAGCGGATGCAGCGACGTTCGCGCGCGCCTGGGCCGAAGGTCGGCAGCTGGGGCCGCATCAGGCCCTCACGTTGACGCCGCCACCCACGACCTCGGCGGCCTCACCCGCCGCGCCCGATGGCCTCACCACCCGCGAAGTCGAAGTCCTGCGCCTGCTGGCTACCGGTCTCACCAATGCCCAAATCGCCGAGAAGTTGGTCGTCAGCCCCACCACCATCAACGCCCACCTGCGCAACATCTACGGCAAGCTGGGCGTGACCTCGCGCACCACCGCCGTGCGCTTCGCGGTGGAAAACGGCCTCGCGTAAGTATTGGCGACGGATTTTGCAGCCGCTTCGCGTGTAACGGATGGCATCGCTTGAGCGACTCCATCTGTTATATCCGTTTCGCGAAGCGTCCGCTGCCAAAGCCGTTCGTCAAAATAGTTAGGTCTAACGATGCGCGCCGGGGCGCGTTGCCTTACACTGTCCTCAACATTTACGTTGGAGGATAACCATGAACACAACTAACATCAACAACAAATCACTGGCTTATGAGGCGCGCGGCTCGGCAGAGCCGGTTCTGCTTATGCACTGCGGCTTCGTCGCCGATGCATTCGCGCCGCTGATGAACGACGCCGAAATCACCTCACGCTATCGTCTCATCAACTATCACCGCCTCGGCTACGGCCAGAGTGACCGCGCCTCCGGCCCGATGAGTGTGGCCGAGCAGGCCGCCGATGCCCGCGCTCTCCTTCGGCATCTCGGCATTGAGCGCGCGCACGTCGTCGGCCATTCGTATGGCGGCGTGATTGCATTGCAACTCGCACTCGACGCGCCCGACGCGGTGCAGTCGCTGGCATTGCTCGAACCCTCTATCCCGGCGGCGCTGGCCGACCCGGCGGTGGCGCAACTGTTTATGGAAGCAGCGGGTAAGGCGTTCGCCCAATTCGGCGCGGGCGATAAGGCTGGGGCGGTGGACACCTGGCTCAGCGGCGCCTTCGGGCCAGGCTACCGAGAGATTGCTGATCGCGCCCTACCGGACTGGTTCGAGCAGGCGGCGCGCGATGCCGATGTGGTCTTTCAAGTGGAAGCGCCCAACATTCAGCAGTGGACCTTCACACCTGCTGAGGCCGCACGCATCACACAGCCCGTGCTCTCGGCTTATCGCCCCGAACCGAACTGGCCCGGCTTCCAAAAGACTCACGACTTGTTGCAGGCTTGGATGCCGCAGATCGAAACCGCCTTTCTGCCGATTGAACGCCACCTGCTTCAGATCATGAACCCGCGCGCGGTGGCTGAGGCGCTGGCCGGTTTCTTCGCCCGTCATCCGATGCGGGTGTATGCGTAACTTATCCAACTGATGAGCATCGCCGCACTCCGCACAGGCATGTCCCCACGCTGGGCGGGGGTGCTAGTCATCCTCACCGCCCTCGTCTTCTCCACTCCGCCTCAACCCATCGGCCCAATGCCATGGGCAGGTCAAATCGTCGTCAGCGTGCTGTATGCGATTGGGTTGAGCGGGATCGGGTTAGCATTGTGGTCAAGCGCAACATCTGCCGCGCCCGTTGTGTCTGCGAGGGCGGTGAGTTAAGAACGGGGCTAAGAGCTGCTTCGCCATCGCTCGTCGCAACCCCTTCGGCGACGAGCGATTGTTTTATTTCGTGTGCGCCTGCCGTATAATTCCATGCGATGGCGCTCTACGCACCGCCCACCCCGCTCATTGGCCGCGAACACGAACGCGCCGCGCTCCGGCAATTGATTCTGCGCGATGAGGTGCGACTCGTCACCCTCACTGGCCCCGGGGGCGTGGGCAAGACTCGCCTCGCCCTGCAAGTGGCGGCTGACCTGTCGGAGGGTTTCGCCGATGGCGTCTACTTCATCTCCCTCGCCGCCATCACCGACCCCGCGCTCGTGTTCCCCACCATCGCCCAAACGCTTGGCGTGCGGCCAATGGGCGAGCGTCCACTGCTTGAACAACTGACGGTCTTTCTTTCGGGGGAGCGATTGCTGGTGCTGGATAACTTTGAGCAAATCACCGCCGCCGCGCCGCAGTTGAGGGAGATGTTAGCCGCCTGCCCCGATTTGAAGATTCTGATAACGAGCCGCGCTTCACTTCATCTTTCCGGCGAATACGAATTCCCTGTGCCGCCACTGCCCGGCGCCGAGTGGGGACAGCTCGACGCCATAGGAATGATGATGCAATTAGGTGTGATTCCACGCCGTAAGCGGCATGGCCTTACCTCCCCCTCAGCCCGACTAGTGGCCCGGCAGTCGTCGGGCCGCTTTAAGTCGGGTGAGTATAATGAGCGGCGATGTCCGCCTCCCAACTCCGCCTCGCCGAATTCGCCGTCGCCCTCTCCTTTGCCTCCGACCTCGGCCTCGGCCACCCGATGGAAATATTGATGGCCTCGTGCCTGCTCAGTTGCGATTGTCTTGCATCGTGACGTTGTGTCGCTAATACGCTTCGGCCCGATGGATAACGCTCCACCGGGCCGTTTTGTTTTCTGCGCGTATCATCGCCCCTTGTCCGTCTCGCGCCCCTCATCGGACGCGAGCAAGAAATCGCCAATTGATTCAGGCTGCTGCCAGCCGCGACTGCGCTGGTTCGGTCTCCTGCCCACGCCAGACCGCGTAGCCGCAAAGCACGTAGGTGATGATGAGGGCCAGGCCAGTGGCCTGTAAGACGATGTGCGGCAAGGGCGGCACAAACGGCCCAGGGGCAACAAGGATGAAGAGCCAGCCGACCCAGCGATTGGGCACACTCGCCCGACTGAGCGCCGCGCCGAACAACACCTGCCCGACGGCGAAGATGATGGCAAAGGCCAGGAAGTAGACGCCGAGCGCTCCACTAAAGAGCGGCCCGGCCGGATCGAGCAACGCTACCCCAGCCTGATCGGCGGCAATGGGTGGCAAGACAAAAGCCTCGAAGAAGAATAATGGCAGGAAGAGCAGTATCCCTAGCCAATTGAGCAGAAACCCGATGAGGCCCAGCCAGCCAGCGCGTTTGGCGACGTGAACGTATAAACCAAGCAAACCTGGTATGGCAATCACATTGCCGATCAATAACACAATGTGCAACATAGTCCAGTAGGATGTGGTCACTGCGCCGGGATCATTAGCATCATCGGGATGAATGACGGTGGCGATGCCTAGAATCAGGCCGCCGATGATTAGGGCCAAACCACTCCAGCGCGAAAGTTGAGATGTTGACATGTTAACCTCCATGATTGACTTATTGTGCGATGACTACGCAGGGAATGATTGGCTCTCAGCTTGATCGGGTGCGGGCAGTGAGAAGTGCGCCTGCACCACCAGCCACTGATCCTCGCGCTTTTCAAATACGCCGGTGAACCGGGCCGGGAAAGCCATCTGTTGCCCGCTGGCTTCCACTTTGAAGGTGGCATCGGCAGACGCCCAGGCGACCGAACCGGCGGCGGAAATCGCGGGGTCGTGAAAAATGAACGCCGCCGCGTCGGTTTGAGCCCAGTCGCGTTCGGCCTGGGTTTGAATGCCCGCCAGACCAATGCGCTTCTCGTCGGCGCCGGTGCCGTACATGAGCACATCCGGGTCCGGGGCAACGCCGGCCAGCAGGCGCTTGATGTCGCGCTTGGCGTAGCTGTCGGCCCAATTGTCCAGAGCCGCTTTCACTGCTTGATGGGTGGTGGAATTCGCTTTCATGATTGTCATCTCCTTGAGTGGTTGGATTATGACTGACATGATAGAAAAT from Chloroflexota bacterium encodes:
- a CDS encoding alpha/beta hydrolase — encoded protein: MNTTNINNKSLAYEARGSAEPVLLMHCGFVADAFAPLMNDAEITSRYRLINYHRLGYGQSDRASGPMSVAEQAADARALLRHLGIERAHVVGHSYGGVIALQLALDAPDAVQSLALLEPSIPAALADPAVAQLFMEAAGKAFAQFGAGDKAGAVDTWLSGAFGPGYREIADRALPDWFEQAARDADVVFQVEAPNIQQWTFTPAEAARITQPVLSAYRPEPNWPGFQKTHDLLQAWMPQIETAFLPIERHLLQIMNPRAVAEALAGFFARHPMRVYA
- a CDS encoding AAA family ATPase produces the protein MALYAPPTPLIGREHERAALRQLILRDEVRLVTLTGPGGVGKTRLALQVAADLSEGFADGVYFISLAAITDPALVFPTIAQTLGVRPMGERPLLEQLTVFLSGERLLVLDNFEQITAAAPQLREMLAACPDLKILITSRASLHLSGEYEFPVPPLPGAEWGQLDAIGMMMQLGVIPRRKRHGLTSPSARLVARQSSGRFKSGEYNERRCPPPNSASPNSPSPSPLPPTSASATRWKY
- a CDS encoding nuclear transport factor 2 family protein; the encoded protein is MKANSTTHQAVKAALDNWADSYAKRDIKRLLAGVAPDPDVLMYGTGADEKRIGLAGIQTQAERDWAQTDAAAFIFHDPAISAAGSVAWASADATFKVEASGQQMAFPARFTGVFEKREDQWLVVQAHFSLPAPDQAESQSFPA